In the genome of Photobacterium sp. TY1-4, one region contains:
- the alr gene encoding alanine racemase yields MKAATAYIDTQALRHNVSQLRKQAPASKLLAMVKANGYGHGLQQVATSLPDVDGFGVARIEEALSLRACGVVQPILLMEGFYAPGDLPVLVTNNIQTVVHTPEQLEALELASLEAPVKVWLKIDSGMHRLGVRPEELREFVERLHACPNVAKPLRYMSHFACADELENPVTESQIQTFMALTEGCRGERSLANSAGILAWRHSHLDWIRPGIIMFGISPFADESHSAQAFGMKPVMTLASSVIAVRQVKQGEQVGYGGTWTSERDTKIGVVAIGYGDGYPRSAPNGTPVLINGRWVPIAGRVSMDMLTVDLGPDATDQVGDEAILWGRGLPAEVVAEHVGTIAYELVTKLTSRVAMAYS; encoded by the coding sequence ATGAAAGCCGCGACCGCATATATCGATACCCAGGCACTGCGCCATAACGTCAGCCAGCTGCGCAAGCAGGCACCGGCCAGTAAACTGCTGGCGATGGTGAAAGCCAATGGCTATGGCCACGGGTTACAGCAGGTCGCGACCAGTCTGCCGGATGTCGACGGCTTCGGTGTGGCACGAATTGAAGAAGCGCTGTCCCTGCGGGCCTGCGGGGTGGTGCAGCCGATTTTGCTGATGGAAGGGTTTTATGCCCCGGGCGATTTGCCGGTTCTGGTGACCAACAATATCCAGACCGTGGTCCATACCCCGGAGCAGCTCGAAGCGCTGGAGCTGGCGAGCCTGGAAGCACCGGTCAAGGTCTGGCTGAAGATCGATAGCGGTATGCATCGGCTCGGGGTGCGTCCGGAAGAACTTCGCGAGTTTGTCGAACGGCTCCATGCTTGTCCGAACGTCGCGAAGCCGCTGCGTTACATGAGCCACTTTGCCTGTGCCGATGAACTGGAAAATCCGGTCACGGAGTCGCAAATCCAGACTTTTATGGCCCTCACGGAGGGGTGTCGCGGAGAACGCTCCCTGGCAAACTCCGCCGGGATCCTGGCCTGGCGTCACAGCCATCTCGACTGGATCCGTCCTGGGATCATTATGTTCGGGATTTCGCCGTTTGCGGACGAAAGCCATTCGGCCCAAGCATTTGGTATGAAGCCGGTGATGACCCTGGCGTCCAGCGTGATTGCGGTGCGCCAGGTGAAACAAGGCGAGCAGGTCGGCTACGGCGGCACCTGGACCAGTGAGCGGGATACCAAAATCGGGGTGGTCGCCATCGGCTACGGCGACGGCTATCCGCGCTCGGCACCCAATGGCACGCCGGTGCTGATTAATGGCCGCTGGGTACCGATTGCCGGTCGGGTGTCGATGGATATGCTGACGGTCGATTTGGGGCCGGATGCCACCGATCAGGTCGGTGACGAAGCCATTTTATGGGGACGTGGCCTGCCGGCGGAAGTGGTGGCCGAGCATGTCGGAACCATCGCCTATGAGTTGGTGACTAAGCTGACTTCCCGGGTGGCCATGGCCTACAGCTAA
- a CDS encoding replicative DNA helicase, protein MAENSKPYKPKDSKMDAIKMPPHSLEAEQSVLGGLMLDNEKWDTVAEKVVAKDFYSRPHRLIFESAAMLLEGGQPLDLITLSEHLERGDQLEDVGGFAYLAELAKNTPSAANISAYADIVRERALIRDMIGVANEIADAGYDPQGRTSEDLLDMAESKVFAIAEQRTSENEGPQNVDSVLEKTLERIELLYQSPQDGVTGVSTGFTDLNKKTAGLQGSDLIIVAARPSMGKTTFAMNLCENAAMEQEKPVLIFSLEMPAEQIMMRMLASLSRVDQTKIRTGQLDDEDWARISSTMGILMEKKNMYIDDSSGLTPTEVRSRARRVARDHGGLSMIMVDYLQLMRVPGLQDNRTLEIAEISRSLKALAKELNVPVVALSQLNRSLEQRADKRPVNSDLRESGAIEQDADLIMFIYRDEVYHEDSALKGIAEIIIGKQRNGPIGSVRLTFQGQFSRFDNYAGPAFDDE, encoded by the coding sequence ATGGCAGAAAACAGTAAACCGTATAAACCGAAAGATTCGAAGATGGACGCCATCAAGATGCCGCCCCACTCGTTGGAGGCAGAGCAGTCCGTTCTTGGCGGTCTGATGTTGGACAATGAAAAGTGGGATACGGTCGCGGAGAAGGTCGTTGCCAAAGACTTCTACAGTCGGCCGCACCGGCTGATTTTTGAAAGTGCCGCGATGCTGCTTGAAGGCGGTCAGCCACTGGATTTGATCACCCTGTCGGAGCATCTGGAGCGGGGTGATCAGCTGGAAGATGTCGGCGGTTTTGCCTATCTGGCAGAGCTAGCCAAAAACACCCCTTCGGCGGCGAACATTTCGGCGTATGCAGACATCGTCCGGGAGCGGGCGCTGATCCGCGACATGATCGGGGTGGCCAACGAAATTGCCGACGCCGGTTACGACCCGCAAGGGCGCACCAGTGAAGATCTGCTTGATATGGCTGAGAGTAAGGTTTTTGCCATTGCCGAGCAGCGCACCTCTGAAAATGAAGGCCCCCAGAACGTCGACAGTGTGCTGGAGAAAACTCTGGAGCGGATCGAGCTGCTGTATCAGTCGCCGCAGGACGGGGTGACCGGGGTGTCGACCGGGTTTACCGATCTCAACAAGAAAACCGCCGGTTTGCAGGGCTCAGACTTGATCATCGTGGCGGCCCGTCCGTCGATGGGTAAAACCACCTTTGCGATGAACTTGTGTGAAAACGCCGCGATGGAGCAGGAGAAGCCGGTGCTGATCTTCTCGCTGGAGATGCCCGCAGAGCAGATCATGATGCGTATGCTGGCCTCCCTGTCCCGGGTGGATCAGACCAAAATCCGGACCGGCCAACTGGATGACGAAGACTGGGCCCGGATTTCATCGACCATGGGTATTCTGATGGAGAAGAAGAATATGTATATCGATGACAGCTCCGGTCTGACGCCGACCGAAGTGCGCTCCCGGGCGCGCCGGGTGGCGCGTGACCACGGCGGCCTGAGCATGATCATGGTCGACTACCTGCAGCTGATGCGGGTACCGGGGTTGCAGGATAACCGGACCCTGGAAATTGCCGAGATCTCGCGCTCGCTCAAAGCTCTGGCCAAAGAGCTCAACGTGCCGGTGGTGGCGCTGTCGCAGCTGAACCGCTCGTTGGAGCAGCGGGCGGATAAGCGGCCGGTCAACTCGGACTTGCGTGAATCCGGTGCGATCGAGCAGGATGCCGACTTGATCATGTTTATCTACCGGGATGAGGTTTACCACGAAGACAGTGCCCTGAAAGGCATTGCCGAAATCATCATCGGTAAGCAGCGGAATGGTCCCATCGGCTCTGTACGCTTGACCTTCCAGGGCCAGTTCTCCCGGTTTGATAACTACGCCGGCCCGGCCTTTGATGATGAATAA
- a CDS encoding YdiY family protein — translation MARYLLTLLLLANATAYANDEDQPKRPRSPWASELELGYQALGGNSDSESLNARVGLTYVKNQYRHTTEAKYLLAEKDGEEDKRKGQLELQSDRKINDSTYVLGNVSYIDDRYGPYFSDFTFSTGLGYQLLRLETFQMEVEAGPGYRHQEPNIDEIDDDDIIVPMTVNELILRGNTKFIWKPSKTVEVEGRITTIAGNSNSTLEAELNLTSAISEHIAIKLSNTQKLNSWVPDGLDKRDSIMTINLLFRFDPVR, via the coding sequence TTGGCAAGATATCTACTGACCTTATTGCTGCTTGCCAATGCGACTGCTTACGCCAACGATGAAGATCAACCCAAGCGACCGCGCTCTCCCTGGGCGAGCGAGCTGGAGCTGGGTTACCAGGCCCTGGGCGGGAACTCCGATTCCGAGTCGCTCAACGCCCGCGTCGGACTCACCTATGTCAAAAACCAGTACCGGCATACCACCGAGGCCAAGTATCTGCTGGCCGAGAAGGACGGCGAGGAAGACAAACGCAAGGGCCAGCTTGAGCTGCAAAGTGACAGAAAGATCAATGACAGTACCTATGTGCTGGGGAACGTCAGCTACATTGATGATCGCTACGGGCCATACTTCAGCGACTTTACCTTTTCGACCGGTCTGGGTTATCAGTTGTTGCGGCTGGAAACCTTTCAGATGGAAGTGGAAGCCGGCCCGGGCTACCGCCACCAGGAGCCGAATATCGACGAGATCGATGATGACGATATTATCGTGCCGATGACGGTCAACGAGCTGATCCTACGGGGCAATACCAAGTTTATCTGGAAACCTTCCAAGACCGTGGAAGTCGAAGGGCGAATCACCACCATTGCCGGCAACAGTAACAGCACCCTGGAAGCGGAGCTGAACCTGACCAGTGCCATCTCGGAACATATCGCCATCAAGCTGAGCAATACCCAGAAGCTCAACAGCTGGGTCCCGGACGGGCTGGATAAACGCGATTCCATCATGACTATCAACCTGCTGTTCCGGTTCGATCCCGTCCGTTAA
- the rplI gene encoding 50S ribosomal protein L9 has protein sequence MQVILLDKIGNLGGLGDQVNVKAGFARNFLIPQGKAVMATKANVEMFEARRAELEAKVAEQLTAAQARAEKLNALEAVVLASKAGDEGKLFGSIGTRDIADAITAAGVEVAKSEVRLPEGALRTTGEFEISIQLHSDVFATINLNVVAED, from the coding sequence ATGCAAGTTATTCTACTTGATAAAATCGGTAACCTGGGTGGCCTAGGCGATCAGGTTAACGTGAAAGCGGGCTTTGCACGTAACTTCCTTATCCCACAAGGTAAGGCTGTGATGGCAACTAAAGCTAACGTTGAGATGTTCGAAGCTCGTCGTGCTGAGCTGGAAGCTAAAGTTGCTGAGCAACTGACTGCTGCCCAAGCACGTGCTGAGAAACTGAACGCTCTGGAAGCAGTTGTTCTTGCTTCTAAAGCTGGTGATGAAGGTAAACTGTTCGGTTCTATCGGTACTCGTGACATCGCTGACGCAATCACTGCGGCAGGTGTTGAAGTAGCGAAGAGCGAAGTTCGCTTACCAGAAGGTGCACTGCGCACAACTGGCGAGTTCGAGATCAGCATCCAGCTGCACTCTGACGTGTTCGCTACAATCAACCTGAACGTTGTTGCAGAAGACTAA
- the rpsR gene encoding 30S ribosomal protein S18 encodes MARFFRRRKFCRFTAEGVQEIDYKDVATLKNYITEAGKIVPSRITGTRAKYQRQLARAIKRSRYLALLPYTDKHQ; translated from the coding sequence ATGGCACGTTTCTTCCGTCGTCGTAAATTCTGCCGTTTCACTGCAGAAGGCGTACAAGAGATTGACTACAAAGACGTAGCAACTCTGAAAAACTACATCACTGAAGCTGGTAAAATCGTACCAAGCCGTATCACTGGTACTCGCGCTAAATACCAGCGCCAGCTAGCTCGCGCTATCAAGCGTTCTCGTTACCTAGCACTTCTGCCATACACTGACAAGCATCAGTAA
- the priB gene encoding primosomal replication protein N, translating to MTNRLELAGVIAKNPKRSQSPAGIPHCHFVLEHRSVQREADLPRQVYCYINVVVSGQGQQALTQDLAIGSHIKVAGFISYQTGRNGIGKLVLHADHIEKI from the coding sequence ATGACCAATCGTCTGGAGTTGGCCGGCGTTATCGCTAAAAACCCCAAACGAAGCCAGTCCCCTGCGGGCATTCCTCATTGTCACTTTGTGCTTGAGCATCGCTCGGTTCAGCGGGAAGCTGATTTACCCCGCCAGGTGTATTGCTACATCAACGTGGTGGTCAGTGGCCAAGGTCAACAAGCACTCACGCAAGATTTAGCTATCGGCAGCCACATTAAGGTAGCGGGATTTATCTCCTACCAAACCGGCCGGAACGGTATCGGGAAATTAGTGTTGCATGCCGATCACATTGAAAAAATTTAG
- the rpsF gene encoding 30S ribosomal protein S6 has protein sequence MRHYEIVFMVHPDQSEQVAGMVERYTGAIKDSGGQIHRLEDWGRRQLAYPINKLHKAHYVLMNVEAEQSVIDELESNFRFNDAVIRNMIMRTKGAITEPSPMMKAKEERAPRREERAEAQSEGEAAAE, from the coding sequence ATGCGTCATTACGAAATCGTATTCATGGTGCACCCAGATCAAAGCGAGCAAGTTGCTGGCATGGTCGAGCGCTACACTGGTGCAATCAAAGATTCTGGTGGTCAGATTCACCGTCTGGAAGATTGGGGCCGTCGTCAACTGGCTTACCCAATCAACAAACTGCACAAAGCACACTACGTTCTGATGAACGTTGAAGCTGAGCAGTCTGTAATTGACGAGCTGGAGTCTAACTTCCGCTTCAACGATGCTGTGATCCGTAACATGATCATGCGCACTAAAGGCGCTATCACTGAGCCATCTCCAATGATGAAGGCTAAAGAAGAGCGTGCCCCACGTCGTGAAGAGCGTGCAGAAGCACAATCTGAAGGCGAAGCTGCAGCTGAGTAA
- the rlmB gene encoding 23S rRNA (guanosine(2251)-2'-O)-methyltransferase RlmB codes for MSNEMIFGIHAVKAVLASDPVRFIEVFVLKGRQDERLLPILNELQQLGITIQQAGRKALDDKVKGASHQGIVARVRPGKQYNENDLEDVLAGKENPLLLVLDGVTDPHNLGACLRNADAAGAVAVIVPKDRSAQLNATASKVACGAAEVVPLIRVTNLARTLRSLQEQGVWVVGTAGEATHDLYQSKLTGPLAIVMGAEGEGMRRLTRETCDDLIKIPMAGSVSSLNVSVATGICLFEAVRQRQAS; via the coding sequence ATGAGTAATGAGATGATTTTCGGCATTCATGCCGTGAAAGCTGTATTAGCGTCCGATCCTGTACGCTTCATTGAAGTATTTGTGCTCAAGGGGCGCCAGGACGAGCGTCTGTTGCCGATCCTCAATGAGCTGCAACAGCTAGGGATCACCATTCAGCAGGCGGGCCGCAAGGCGCTGGATGATAAAGTCAAAGGCGCGTCGCACCAGGGCATCGTAGCCCGGGTGCGTCCGGGCAAGCAGTACAATGAGAACGATCTCGAGGATGTACTGGCCGGGAAAGAGAACCCGCTGCTGCTGGTGCTGGACGGCGTGACTGACCCGCACAACCTGGGCGCCTGTCTGCGTAACGCGGATGCAGCCGGTGCCGTGGCCGTGATTGTGCCGAAAGATCGTTCGGCACAGCTCAACGCTACGGCCAGCAAGGTGGCCTGCGGGGCGGCTGAAGTGGTGCCGCTGATCCGGGTGACGAACCTGGCCCGGACCCTGCGCAGCCTGCAGGAGCAGGGGGTCTGGGTGGTTGGCACCGCCGGGGAAGCGACACATGATCTGTACCAGAGCAAGCTGACCGGCCCGCTGGCGATTGTGATGGGGGCGGAAGGGGAAGGCATGCGCCGCTTGACCCGGGAAACCTGTGACGATCTGATCAAAATCCCGATGGCCGGCTCGGTCTCAAGCCTGAACGTCTCCGTGGCGACCGGGATCTGCCTGTTTGAGGCGGTACGCCAACGCCAGGCATCCTGA
- the rnr gene encoding ribonuclease R — MSKGTTDLPVDPFRDREAQNYENPIPSREMLLEVIRGFTAPVSRDQLFTELKLEGDDQYEGLRRRLRAMERDGQLIFTRRQCYALPERLDLIKGHVIGHRDGFGFLRPEGSHAKEDDLLLPHHQMRGVIHGDYILAQVAGTDKKGRREGRVVRVLQQYEGQIVGRFFIEDGMGYVVPDDSRIAQDIVIPNDQRMGARMGNVVVVEISQRATRQYNAVGKIVEVLGESMAPGMEIDIALRTYDIPHQWPAEVEKQIKGLSEEVPESAKQGRVDLRDLPLVTIDGEDARDFDDAVYCERKKSGGWRLWVAIADVSYYVRPGSALDHEAIKRGNSVYFPAQVIPMLPEVLSNGLCSLNPQVDRLCMVCEMTVSESGRLSGFKHYEAVMNSHARLTYTKVSKMLEGDEELRERYAPLVPHLEDLYSMYKALKQSREERGAIEFETVETQFIFNADRKIDRIVPAERNDAHKIIEECMILANIASARLVEKAKEPALYRVHDTPGEERLTGFRDFLGELGLQLSGGLEPSPKDYAALAHLIHGRADQELIQTMLLRSMKQAVYQGDNIGHFGLALKQYAHFTSPIRRYPDLLLHRAIKYLIAKEAGNNQDRWTPTGGYHYSFDDIDTMGEQCSMTERRADDATRDVSDWLKCEYMQDHVGDEFDGVIANVTGFGFFVRLNELNIDGLVHISNLANDYYQFDPIGQRLIGDSSGQVYRLGDTVKVKVASINLNDRQIDFDIVGSTRKPRGAGKTAKQRDKREQQQRMRKAEGLKRQSLKVYRVEEGEAQESTSQAKNERRSIRQKLKAGAIPRVEGDKAPGDKADDKSAKGKKKKSTKARKKKQRAGKKERAAKKK, encoded by the coding sequence ATGTCCAAAGGTACTACCGATTTACCGGTCGATCCTTTTCGCGATCGCGAAGCACAAAATTATGAAAACCCTATCCCTAGCCGCGAGATGCTTCTGGAAGTGATCCGCGGTTTTACCGCACCGGTCAGCCGGGATCAGTTGTTTACCGAGCTGAAGCTGGAAGGGGATGATCAATACGAAGGCTTACGCCGCCGGCTGCGCGCTATGGAGCGCGACGGCCAACTGATTTTTACCCGTCGCCAATGCTATGCCCTGCCGGAGCGACTGGATTTGATTAAAGGCCATGTGATTGGCCACCGTGACGGCTTCGGTTTCCTCCGGCCGGAAGGCAGCCATGCCAAAGAAGATGATTTACTGCTGCCGCATCACCAGATGCGCGGGGTGATCCACGGCGATTACATCCTGGCCCAAGTCGCCGGAACCGATAAAAAAGGCCGCCGTGAAGGGCGGGTGGTCCGGGTGCTGCAACAGTACGAAGGCCAGATTGTCGGCCGTTTCTTTATCGAAGACGGCATGGGTTATGTGGTGCCGGATGATTCCCGGATTGCCCAGGATATCGTGATCCCGAACGACCAGCGCATGGGTGCCCGGATGGGGAACGTGGTGGTAGTTGAAATTTCCCAGCGGGCGACCCGCCAGTACAATGCGGTCGGTAAGATCGTCGAAGTGCTGGGTGAGAGCATGGCGCCGGGGATGGAAATTGATATTGCCCTGCGCACCTATGATATTCCGCATCAGTGGCCGGCTGAAGTCGAGAAGCAAATCAAAGGCCTGAGTGAAGAAGTGCCGGAATCGGCCAAGCAAGGTCGGGTTGATCTGCGCGATTTGCCGCTGGTCACCATTGATGGCGAAGATGCCCGTGACTTTGATGATGCTGTCTATTGTGAACGCAAGAAGTCCGGCGGCTGGCGCTTGTGGGTGGCGATTGCTGATGTGAGTTACTACGTCCGTCCGGGCTCGGCGCTGGATCACGAAGCGATTAAGCGCGGCAACTCGGTCTATTTCCCGGCGCAGGTGATCCCGATGCTGCCGGAAGTGCTGTCGAACGGCCTGTGTTCGCTTAACCCGCAGGTCGATCGCCTGTGTATGGTGTGTGAGATGACCGTTTCGGAAAGCGGCCGTTTGTCGGGCTTCAAACATTATGAAGCGGTGATGAATTCCCACGCCCGTCTGACTTACACCAAAGTCAGCAAAATGCTGGAAGGGGATGAAGAGCTGCGCGAGCGTTACGCGCCGCTGGTCCCGCATTTAGAAGATCTGTACAGCATGTACAAGGCGCTCAAGCAGTCCCGTGAGGAGCGGGGCGCGATTGAGTTCGAGACGGTGGAAACCCAGTTTATCTTCAATGCCGATCGCAAGATTGACCGCATTGTGCCGGCGGAGCGCAATGACGCCCATAAGATCATCGAAGAGTGTATGATCCTGGCCAACATCGCCTCGGCCCGTCTGGTGGAAAAAGCCAAAGAGCCGGCGCTGTACCGGGTGCATGACACCCCGGGTGAAGAGCGTCTGACCGGCTTCCGCGACTTCCTGGGCGAGCTGGGCCTGCAGCTGTCGGGCGGCCTGGAGCCATCGCCGAAAGATTATGCGGCGCTGGCGCATCTGATCCACGGCCGTGCGGATCAGGAGTTGATCCAGACCATGCTGCTGCGCTCGATGAAGCAGGCGGTGTACCAGGGGGATAATATCGGCCACTTCGGCCTGGCGCTGAAGCAGTATGCCCACTTCACCTCGCCGATCCGTCGTTATCCGGATCTGCTGCTGCATCGTGCCATCAAGTACCTGATCGCCAAAGAAGCCGGGAATAACCAGGATCGCTGGACCCCGACCGGTGGCTATCACTACTCGTTCGATGACATCGATACCATGGGCGAGCAGTGCTCGATGACCGAGCGCCGTGCGGATGATGCGACCCGCGATGTGTCGGACTGGCTCAAATGTGAGTACATGCAGGATCATGTCGGTGATGAGTTTGACGGTGTGATTGCCAATGTCACCGGTTTTGGTTTCTTTGTCCGCCTCAATGAACTCAACATTGATGGCTTGGTGCATATCTCCAATCTGGCCAATGATTACTATCAGTTTGATCCGATTGGCCAGCGGTTGATCGGCGACAGCTCGGGTCAGGTTTATCGTCTGGGCGACACGGTGAAAGTGAAGGTTGCTTCGATCAACCTCAACGATCGCCAGATTGACTTTGATATCGTCGGCAGTACCCGCAAGCCGCGCGGCGCTGGCAAAACTGCCAAGCAACGGGACAAGCGTGAGCAGCAACAGCGGATGCGCAAGGCTGAAGGGCTGAAGCGCCAGAGCCTGAAAGTGTACCGGGTGGAAGAAGGCGAAGCGCAAGAGTCGACCAGTCAAGCCAAGAACGAGCGTCGCTCGATCCGCCAGAAGCTGAAAGCCGGGGCGATCCCACGGGTTGAAGGCGACAAGGCGCCGGGCGACAAAGCGGACGACAAAAGTGCCAAGGGGAAGAAGAAAAAATCCACCAAGGCGCGCAAGAAAAAACAACGTGCCGGTAAAAAAGAACGGGCCGCGAAGAAGAAATAA
- the nsrR gene encoding nitric oxide-sensing transcriptional repressor NsrR, protein MQLTSFTDYGLRALIYLATLPEGELASISKVTDIYSVSRNHMVKIINKLGQLGYVETVRGKNGGIRLGMPAEQIVIGDVVRAIEPLQIVNCSDDFCHITPACRLKGVLDTARSAFLAELDKHTLASMVTDNPPLRVLLDRPVV, encoded by the coding sequence GTGCAGCTAACGAGTTTTACTGATTATGGCCTGCGGGCCCTGATTTACCTGGCGACCCTCCCGGAAGGTGAGTTGGCCAGTATTTCGAAAGTCACAGATATCTACAGCGTATCCCGTAACCACATGGTGAAGATCATCAATAAGCTCGGTCAGTTGGGCTATGTGGAGACAGTGCGGGGAAAAAATGGCGGGATCCGTTTGGGGATGCCGGCAGAGCAAATCGTGATCGGGGATGTGGTTCGGGCGATTGAACCGTTGCAGATCGTCAATTGTAGTGACGATTTTTGTCATATTACCCCGGCGTGCCGCCTCAAAGGGGTGCTGGATACCGCGCGAAGTGCATTTCTGGCTGAGCTGGACAAACATACCCTGGCCAGCATGGTGACCGATAATCCACCGCTTCGTGTCCTTCTGGACCGTCCTGTCGTATAA
- the hmpA gene encoding NO-inducible flavohemoprotein — protein MISQQTIETVKATAPILAQTGPALTAHFYERMFSHNPELKDIFNMSNQRNGDQREALFNAICAYANNIDNLAALLPAVEKIAHKHTSFMITAEQYAIVGGHLLATIDELLAPGQAVLDAWGEAYGVLANVFIQREEAIYQENEHKQGGWRGTRTFTLTEKQRESDTITSFVFKPVDGESVATFKPGQYLGIALQPAGFEHQEIRQYSLSGAPHPDHYRISVKREAGGKVSSYLHDTLQVGDRVELAPPAGDFFLDVTPQTSVALISGGVGLTPTLSMLESLRDHQADVHWIHATENGAQHAFRQHVQHLAAQSAHIATHTWYREPQAEDRPAEDFQYQGLVDLSKLSAALDNPAMHYYFCGPVGFMQHVARQLQAMGISEERLHYECFGPHKVL, from the coding sequence ATGATTAGCCAACAAACCATTGAAACCGTCAAAGCTACCGCACCGATCCTGGCCCAAACCGGCCCGGCCCTGACCGCCCATTTCTATGAGCGTATGTTCAGCCATAACCCTGAACTCAAAGATATTTTTAACATGAGCAACCAGCGCAACGGGGATCAGCGCGAAGCCCTGTTCAACGCGATTTGTGCTTATGCCAACAACATCGATAACCTGGCGGCCCTGCTACCAGCTGTTGAAAAAATTGCGCACAAGCACACCAGTTTTATGATCACCGCCGAGCAATATGCGATTGTCGGCGGCCATCTGCTGGCCACCATTGATGAGCTACTCGCACCGGGACAGGCGGTGCTGGATGCCTGGGGCGAAGCCTATGGTGTGCTGGCGAATGTTTTTATCCAGCGTGAAGAAGCGATCTATCAGGAAAATGAGCACAAACAAGGCGGCTGGCGCGGCACCCGCACCTTCACGCTGACTGAGAAGCAACGTGAGAGCGACACCATTACCAGCTTCGTGTTCAAACCGGTTGACGGCGAATCGGTCGCAACCTTCAAGCCAGGCCAGTACCTGGGGATCGCACTGCAACCCGCCGGTTTTGAGCACCAGGAAATCCGCCAGTACAGTCTCTCCGGCGCCCCTCATCCTGATCATTACCGCATTTCGGTCAAACGCGAGGCTGGCGGCAAGGTCTCCAGTTATCTCCACGATACGCTGCAAGTCGGCGATCGCGTTGAGCTGGCCCCGCCAGCCGGGGACTTTTTCCTTGACGTCACCCCACAAACCTCGGTTGCCCTGATCTCCGGTGGTGTCGGCCTCACTCCGACCCTGTCGATGCTGGAAAGCCTGCGCGATCATCAGGCGGACGTGCACTGGATCCACGCCACAGAAAACGGCGCCCAACACGCGTTTCGCCAGCATGTCCAACACCTGGCCGCGCAGTCAGCGCATATCGCGACCCATACCTGGTATCGCGAGCCACAAGCCGAGGATCGCCCGGCGGAAGATTTCCAGTATCAGGGCCTGGTCGACTTGTCCAAGCTGAGCGCAGCGCTTGACAACCCGGCCATGCATTACTATTTCTGCGGCCCGGTGGGCTTCATGCAGCATGTCGCCCGCCAGTTGCAGGCGATGGGGATCAGCGAAGAGCGCCTGCATTACGAGTGCTTCGGTCCGCACAAAGTGCTTTAA
- the motX gene encoding flagellar protein MotX: protein MKLHTLLLFTWLAATPAHALEDVGDAVPVYSDNELNRLFENNTHLERVKADDCQLVQDIEARAVRVESPSYQFLYGDMLAWGVCVERDVELGVYYMQSAAHQGSPAALEQLGRYYATGTLVQQDQERAIPYLREAASMGHVDARIQLAELLLRDYGSPLDFEDAYRWLYNTVTASRQKHRQITRLRTSLETRMPGNVIARAKRRDTFW from the coding sequence ATGAAACTGCATACCCTGCTTCTTTTTACATGGCTGGCTGCAACACCTGCGCATGCATTGGAAGATGTCGGTGATGCAGTGCCCGTTTATAGCGACAATGAGTTGAACCGGTTGTTTGAAAACAATACGCACTTGGAGCGTGTCAAGGCGGATGATTGCCAGTTGGTCCAGGATATTGAAGCCCGGGCAGTCCGGGTCGAGTCACCGTCGTATCAGTTCCTGTACGGGGATATGCTGGCCTGGGGCGTGTGTGTCGAGCGGGATGTGGAGCTGGGGGTGTATTACATGCAGTCAGCGGCGCATCAGGGCTCACCGGCCGCATTGGAGCAACTCGGGCGCTATTATGCCACCGGCACTCTGGTGCAACAGGATCAGGAACGTGCGATTCCGTATTTACGGGAAGCGGCCTCGATGGGGCATGTGGATGCCCGGATCCAGCTGGCAGAGCTGTTACTCCGGGACTATGGCAGCCCGCTGGACTTTGAAGATGCCTATCGCTGGTTATATAACACCGTGACCGCCAGTCGCCAGAAACACCGCCAGATCACCCGGTTGCGCACCAGCCTGGAAACCCGGATGCCGGGTAATGTGATTGCCCGGGCCAAGCGCCGGGATACCTTCTGGTGA